The genomic interval AAAACACCGTGGTCTTCTTCCACAGCGTGGCAGCCTTTGATTTGGAACTCGTCCAGATCAAAGCCCAGGTCTGCTATGAACTCTGAAAGGTGGGTGCCCTTTTCGGCAGAAAAACTCATGCCTCTAAGGGTACCTGGCTAGGCCCTAGAGCACGTCACCGAAGTCGGCGCGCCCGGGTTTATAGCTTATCGACGCCTCCCCACTTGGGTTCAGCATCCGCGAAGGCTCCACCGCCTCTGGGGTTTCGACTGGGCTTGGAGCATCTTCTCCACCAGCAGAAGTATCCAGTGGTGATGCAGAGAGGTCATCGCCATCAAGCCATTCTGGGCGCTTCTTGTCCCGGCGTTTGTCGTTGAAACGACAGAACTGCAGGGCAAGCTCTACCAGAACGGTGAGTGAAAGCGCCAACACCAACATGGTGAAAGGATCCTGGCCGGGTGTCATGAAAGCAGCGAACACGAACAAAATCATGATGATCATGCGTCGCTTATCTTTAATGGCATCGTAAGGCAAGATACCCACAATGTTGAGCATGCCGATCACCAGTGGAACTTCGAAGCTCACGCCGAAAATCGCCAACAACGCGAGCAAGAATCCGAAGTACTTATCACCAGTCAGGGCCGCTGCCTGGGTGTCTCCACCAATGGTAAGGAGGAACTCCAAACCATATGCAACGACGAAGTACGCAAGAACAGCACCGCCGACAAACAGCACAACAGCAATCGTGACGAAGATTGCGGTGTAACGGCGCTCATTCTTCATCAAACCTGGGGTGATAAAGCCCCACAGCTGGCTCAGCCACACGGGTGAGCCAAGAACCATACCCACCAACGCCGCTACTTTAAGGCGAAGCATGAATGGATCAAACGGGCCGGTTGCGAGCAGTCGACATTCCTCTGAGTCGCTCATGGCCCAGCGGGATTCAGCAGGCAGAGAACAGTACGGATCCCTCAGCAGCTCGCCCAAAGTGGGGATCTGCCAAAATGAGAAATCGTACCAAATAAAGCCGATAATGGTGCCCACGAGGATGCCCGCCAGAGCGATAAGAAGTCGGCGTCGAAACTCTTTGATGTGCTCAACAATGGACATCTCTCCCGTAGGAGACTTCTTCTTCTTTTTTGAGATAACTCGCCGAGGGCGCTTAACCACCTTGGCGCTTGTTGATTCAGCCAATTCCTTGAACGTCCTACCTGCGTTTATGTACAGACTACGACGCACCGCAACAAAAGGTAGCTGTTACGGTGCGATGACTTTATTTTTTAGATGCAAACTGCCCAACTTTAAGAGGTGCGGTTTGGATCCTCGTAGTTCTGACGGTAGTCAGGGGTCTGAGGGTTCTGAGGCTGCTGAACCTGCTGTCCCTGGTAGTGCTGCTCAAAGTTTGGCTGAGGAGCCTCGATCTGGTTGGGCGCAATCTGCTGCTGAGGCTGCTGCTGTTGTTCTGGGGTATCGCCGTCCTTGTTCATTTCTTTGACTTCAGACTTGAAGATGCGCATGGAACGGCCGATGGAACGAGCTGCATCAGGCAGCTTCTTCGCGCCGAACAGCACGATGATCAGCAGGACAATGATTCCAATTTCCCATGGTCCGAGGGACATGTGGTCTACTCCAAATTCACATTAAACAAGCTTGTTCATGACTGGTGAATGTGGGGTGACCACGATTTCCAGAAATGAAACCCTTGCACATTGATTGATGTTGCGTCTTACTCTTGGGTGTTACTCTACGTGATGATCATACGCTGACAAACCACTAAAAGCCTTTTGCTTTATGCATTTCCGAAGATCTTCGGGACTAGTTACTTTCAAATGCTCAGCATGGCCAATCGCGAATCGGACGAACCAATCCCTAGAAAGCAGCGGAAAGTGGACTGTGTGCCAGCTGAATCCGTCGCTATCGCGAATCGGTTCCACCGTTTCATCCACCTCCATGGCCATGTAATTGCCTAACCACATTGCGTCCTCACGCAGCAATAACGTGGCAATATCGGAAGATTTTGCGAACTCAAAAGGATCGTCCGTGGATACTGAAACCCCTCGCGCCGGGTGCACTGCTTTGCTGTCAAGAAGCACAATGCTTCGGATGCGATCAAGCCTAAACGTCCGCCATTGGTTCACAGCTTCTTCCCAGGCTTTGATGTAGGTTTCGCCTTCATGGGTGAAGATATGAGCAGGGCTGACTTGCCTCAGGCTGGTGTTGTCTGATCTGTGCGAGTGGTATTCAAAACTGACCTGCTGGTGTAAATCCATGGCGTCGCGGATGATCTCTAGAACTTCAGCATCGAGGTCTTCTCCAGTGGAGTCGAAAACAGTCGAGGAATACTCCCCCATGATGGCGCGTAGCTTGTTCGCAGCAGATACGACCGCTTCCTGTTTCGCAATACCGGGGAGGGATTCCAGGGATTCAAGTGTCAGCAGCAAAACACCGGCTTCAGTTGGTGTGAGGCGCAAGGGTTTATCCATGCCTTGAGCATTGTGGATTTTTACTTCCTTAAAGGAATGATCAAGCTCCACCAAGTCACCTGGAAGAAGTCCTGGCAGACCACACATCCATAATCTGTTGAGGTCTTCCATGATTTGGGAGGAGGGTTGGCCAAGATCGCGCGCTGCTTCCATGACGGTACGGCCTTTATACCTGGTGAAATACGGCAACAGATTAAGCTGGCGGGCAAGGTCGCTGATTTTGTTGGATGATTTCGGCATGTTTACACCACCTCGTTTTCGACTTTGCGCAGCAAGGCTATGACATCGTCAATGACGTCCTTGGGTTCTATAACGAGAGCTTCTGGCGCATGGGCTGCTGCGGTGCGCACCAGCCAATCTCGGTCAACGTCTTCTAAAAACCATGCCCCATCGGAGGTTTCTACCCCTGCGGCGCGCAGTTCCACTGCGCGGCCGGGTGTGATGCGCAGGGTGGCGTCGATAAGCACACTCTTTCTGCGTAGTTGGGCGCGCACCATGTCTTGGAGGTTGGTGCCTGCGGGCATGGGGTGGGTGGCGTCGGCGCCGAGGTTGATGTTGCGGACGCGGGTGATGCGGAAGGTGCGTGCTTCTTGGCGGTCGAGGTCGAATCCGACCAGGTAGATGCGGTCGCGCTCAGGGACCAGACCCCAAGGATCCATGTGTCGAAGCGAGGGGGCGTCTTTGGGGGCGCGCCGGTATTCGAAGCTGATTTGCTTGCCCAATTGGCGGGCTTTGATGATCGCATCGAGGGTTTTTGCAGACAAGGAACCTAAATCGCCCGCATTGGTCAAGGCTGTGGACGTGGACAGATCACGCTGCGCGCCGCCGGCCGCCAATTTGGTCCACCCCGAACGCGCGAAGGCGCCGAGTTCCTGATTATGGCCCATCTCCCCTGCCATGCCCAGCACGGCGGCCTCATCTGGGGTGAATTCGACCTCGGGGAGCTTATAAGAATCCTGGGCCAGACGGTACGCCTGCTGGCCTTCAGCTATGCCTGAGGTGACCGTGAACTGCTCAATCGGAACGCCAACTCTGCGCAGGTAGGCAAGATCGCGCTGCAGCTTCTTACGGAACGCCGTATCGGTAAGGCCTTTATAATCGCCGACATTGTCTCGAATCCACACCTGGGTCAAAAACTTCCGGGAATAGGAATTGGCGCTTAAAAACGCGAAAGTCAGATTAATCTGACGCTCGAGATCTTCCTTCCGATCCGACATCAAGGCCTCCGAAGTGCGAGCGGACTAACTGCGATAGCTCTCCGCATGAACGGTCATATACTCAATCAACTGATCAACCTCGGAATTCACTGCGGAAAAAGGATCCCCCAATTCCACCGATTGTGGCTCCGGTCGGTTGACCTTGTGACGCATCCAATCGACAGTCACAGGTACTCCCAGAGTATCCGCCGCTTTAAGGATTCGCCCGCGCAAATGAGCACGTGTTGTATCAGGAGCGGTATCCACCGCAGCTAAAATCGCCTCATCAGTAGTCCACCGTTTGATCATGCCGCGGCTTTGCAGCACGCTAAATAGGCCTCTACCTGGCCTAATATCGTGATAAGTCAAGTCCACTTGGGCAAGTTTTGGATCATCCAACCCAAGGTTGCCGCGCTGAATGAAACGATCAATGAGCTTCTTTTTGATCACCCAGTCAATTTCTGTATCCACTTCGCTGAAATCACCGGACTCAATCGCTTTCAACATGCGACCCCACAGATCCAGCACGCGGGCCATCTCTGTGTTGGAGGTGCCAGAAAATTCTGGTTCGGGGCGCTGCTCCAACCACTTCGAGGCATGCTCAAAGACCACCTGCTGGATCTGCAAGGCAGTCATGGTGGTGCCATCTTTCAGGGACAACAGTGTGGATCCTGTTGCATCGCGGGAGATTTCCCTAATTGAGGCAATATCATTGGCAAGCTCTAAGCTGGGCAAACCGAAATCTGCCTCAATCATTTCCAGAACCAGCAACGTGGAGCCGACCTTCAACGCGATGCTGGGCTCTGCCATGTTGGCATCACCCACAATCACGTGCAGCCTGCGGTAAGAATGGGAATCCGCATGTGGCTCATCACGGGTGTTGATAATGGGGCGTGATCTAGTGGTGGCACTTGATACGCCCTCCCACACGTGGTCAGAGCGCTGGGATATGCAGTAGCCCAAGGGGAAGGATTCGCCTTTATCCAAAGGATTGGGGTGATGGATCCTGCCGGCGCCGCAGATGAGCTGGCGGGTAATCAGAAACGGCATCAGCCTTTTACCCAACGCCTTCAACGGCATGGAGCGACCCACAAGGTAGTTTTCGTGGCAGCCATAAGAATTGCCCACGGAATCGACATTGTTTTTAAACAGGTACACCTGCCCAGCAATGTCTTCTTTCGCCAGCGACTCTTCGGCATCTACAGCCATGCGATCTGCAATAACATCGCCAGCTTTTTCAAAATTGATCAGCTGGGTCAAATTATCACACTCGGCGGTGGCGTACTCCGGGTGGGAACCCACATCAAGATACAACCGGGAACCATTGGGTATGAAGATATTAGAGCTGGAATATTTCTCCACGATGGGACGAAACATCCTTCGAGCTATCTCATCTGGGCGAAGCTTTTTGGAATCACCATCAACAAAGGTGAGGCCATACTCCGTTTCAATGCCCATGATCCTGCGGGTCAATGCGGATTCCACGGTACTCACAGTGACTATTCGCCACCCTTTTGTACATAGGAACGAACGAATTCCTCGGCGTTGTTTTCCAACAGTCCGTCGATTTCATCCAGCAAGCTGTCCACACCTTCGGTGTTGATCTGAACCTGTCCAGATGCCTGTGCGGAATCCTCGGCGTTGTCCTCGTCACGTCCGCCGCCACCCATAATTTGGGTTTGCTTTGCGTTCACTACACTCACTCTCCTGCCGTAAATCGGTATTTCTTAGTTCTTCAGCCCACGTATTTAGACCTGGCCATTTAAGCCTGGTTGTTTAGGCCCAGTTTTTTAGGCGTGCGCCCTAAAACCTAAGCTGAGAACCATCCACACTATGTAACAAACTTATTGTTAACGTTAATCCATCACACGTTAGCGCCGTC from Corynebacterium glutamicum ATCC 13032 carries:
- the tatC gene encoding twin-arginine translocase subunit TatC; its protein translation is MSIVEHIKEFRRRLLIALAGILVGTIIGFIWYDFSFWQIPTLGELLRDPYCSLPAESRWAMSDSEECRLLATGPFDPFMLRLKVAALVGMVLGSPVWLSQLWGFITPGLMKNERRYTAIFVTIAVVLFVGGAVLAYFVVAYGLEFLLTIGGDTQAAALTGDKYFGFLLALLAIFGVSFEVPLVIGMLNIVGILPYDAIKDKRRMIIMILFVFAAFMTPGQDPFTMLVLALSLTVLVELALQFCRFNDKRRDKKRPEWLDGDDLSASPLDTSAGGEDAPSPVETPEAVEPSRMLNPSGEASISYKPGRADFGDVL
- the tatA gene encoding Sec-independent protein translocase subunit TatA, which gives rise to MSLGPWEIGIIVLLIIVLFGAKKLPDAARSIGRSMRIFKSEVKEMNKDGDTPEQQQQPQQQIAPNQIEAPQPNFEQHYQGQQVQQPQNPQTPDYRQNYEDPNRTS
- a CDS encoding helix-turn-helix transcriptional regulator — its product is MPKSSNKISDLARQLNLLPYFTRYKGRTVMEAARDLGQPSSQIMEDLNRLWMCGLPGLLPGDLVELDHSFKEVKIHNAQGMDKPLRLTPTEAGVLLLTLESLESLPGIAKQEAVVSAANKLRAIMGEYSSTVFDSTGEDLDAEVLEIIRDAMDLHQQVSFEYHSHRSDNTSLRQVSPAHIFTHEGETYIKAWEEAVNQWRTFRLDRIRSIVLLDSKAVHPARGVSVSTDDPFEFAKSSDIATLLLREDAMWLGNYMAMEVDETVEPIRDSDGFSWHTVHFPLLSRDWFVRFAIGHAEHLKVTSPEDLRKCIKQKAFSGLSAYDHHVE
- a CDS encoding helix-turn-helix transcriptional regulator codes for the protein MSDRKEDLERQINLTFAFLSANSYSRKFLTQVWIRDNVGDYKGLTDTAFRKKLQRDLAYLRRVGVPIEQFTVTSGIAEGQQAYRLAQDSYKLPEVEFTPDEAAVLGMAGEMGHNQELGAFARSGWTKLAAGGAQRDLSTSTALTNAGDLGSLSAKTLDAIIKARQLGKQISFEYRRAPKDAPSLRHMDPWGLVPERDRIYLVGFDLDRQEARTFRITRVRNINLGADATHPMPAGTNLQDMVRAQLRRKSVLIDATLRITPGRAVELRAAGVETSDGAWFLEDVDRDWLVRTAAAHAPEALVIEPKDVIDDVIALLRKVENEVV
- the pafA gene encoding Pup--protein ligase; protein product: MGIETEYGLTFVDGDSKKLRPDEIARRMFRPIVEKYSSSNIFIPNGSRLYLDVGSHPEYATAECDNLTQLINFEKAGDVIADRMAVDAEESLAKEDIAGQVYLFKNNVDSVGNSYGCHENYLVGRSMPLKALGKRLMPFLITRQLICGAGRIHHPNPLDKGESFPLGYCISQRSDHVWEGVSSATTRSRPIINTRDEPHADSHSYRRLHVIVGDANMAEPSIALKVGSTLLVLEMIEADFGLPSLELANDIASIREISRDATGSTLLSLKDGTTMTALQIQQVVFEHASKWLEQRPEPEFSGTSNTEMARVLDLWGRMLKAIESGDFSEVDTEIDWVIKKKLIDRFIQRGNLGLDDPKLAQVDLTYHDIRPGRGLFSVLQSRGMIKRWTTDEAILAAVDTAPDTTRAHLRGRILKAADTLGVPVTVDWMRHKVNRPEPQSVELGDPFSAVNSEVDQLIEYMTVHAESYRS
- a CDS encoding ubiquitin-like protein Pup, producing the protein MNAKQTQIMGGGGRDEDNAEDSAQASGQVQINTEGVDSLLDEIDGLLENNAEEFVRSYVQKGGE